One region of Candidatus Rhabdochlamydia sp. T3358 genomic DNA includes:
- a CDS encoding Npt1/Npt2 family nucleotide transporter, which translates to MAKEKVKAFGILRSIFWPVHRSELKKVLSMLLLLFLICVSYSVLRNLKDAVILTAKHSGAEVIPFIKVWGIFPAAIGATWLYTRLNRYFSKSAVFYITISCFLAYFLVFAFILYPNSEKLHLHTLGNWLSTVLPEGFQGLIALVRNWTFTSFYIVSELWATLLLAVIYWGFVNDVTCVGEAKRTYGILNIGSNIAPILGGSLALIFSKPFTISFLPTNENPWSQTIYQLILLIVVLGIACMGLYAWINQYVLTDKERKEPCLIKQEIKKQLSIRESIKYILRSRYLVPLAIIVLGYNISINLTDVLWKAQLTTLFSDPNVMLEHMNKITVGIGILATCGALFFSVLITRLGWTFTAVITPAIMTLTAVGFFTFMFCSDSLAAFSAAVFGLAPFTMAVYCGSLQNCLSKACKYSVFDASKEVAFLPLNSESKLKGKAAIDGLGSSLGKSGSSLAYQMFIILMGSVALSAPFVAGVLCLILIAWISSAFYLGKQFKQITATDNPIVMQGLPDSNL; encoded by the coding sequence ATGGCAAAAGAAAAAGTAAAAGCATTCGGTATTTTAAGAAGCATTTTTTGGCCTGTTCATCGCTCTGAACTTAAAAAAGTTCTTTCCATGTTACTTTTACTATTTCTCATTTGTGTAAGTTACAGCGTACTGCGAAATTTAAAAGATGCGGTTATTCTAACAGCGAAGCACTCAGGAGCAGAGGTAATCCCTTTTATTAAAGTGTGGGGGATTTTCCCTGCTGCAATTGGGGCTACTTGGTTGTATACTCGCCTGAATCGCTATTTTAGCAAGTCAGCTGTTTTTTATATCACCATCTCCTGTTTTCTAGCCTATTTTCTTGTATTTGCCTTCATTTTATATCCAAATAGCGAAAAATTGCATCTGCATACATTAGGAAATTGGTTATCTACTGTTTTACCAGAAGGATTTCAAGGCTTAATAGCTTTAGTGCGCAATTGGACTTTTACCTCTTTTTATATAGTTTCAGAGCTATGGGCTACTTTATTATTAGCAGTAATCTATTGGGGTTTTGTAAATGATGTAACATGTGTGGGTGAAGCAAAAAGAACGTATGGGATTTTAAATATAGGTTCAAATATAGCCCCTATTTTAGGAGGATCTCTCGCTTTAATTTTTAGCAAACCCTTTACTATTTCTTTTTTACCCACCAATGAAAATCCTTGGAGCCAGACAATTTATCAGCTTATTTTATTAATTGTGGTTTTAGGAATTGCTTGCATGGGTCTTTATGCTTGGATTAATCAATATGTATTAACTGACAAAGAAAGGAAAGAGCCCTGTCTAATTAAGCAAGAAATAAAAAAACAACTTTCTATTAGAGAGAGTATAAAATACATTCTTCGTTCTAGGTATTTAGTTCCTCTTGCTATCATTGTTTTAGGCTATAACATCAGTATTAACCTTACAGATGTCTTATGGAAGGCTCAATTAACAACTCTATTTAGCGATCCCAATGTCATGCTTGAACACATGAATAAAATAACCGTCGGAATTGGTATATTAGCTACCTGTGGGGCTTTATTTTTTTCTGTTTTAATTACCAGACTTGGTTGGACTTTTACTGCAGTTATCACTCCAGCAATCATGACGCTGACCGCTGTTGGTTTTTTTACTTTTATGTTTTGCTCTGATTCATTGGCAGCTTTTTCAGCGGCTGTTTTTGGACTGGCTCCTTTTACCATGGCGGTATATTGTGGATCTTTGCAAAACTGTTTGAGCAAAGCTTGCAAATATTCGGTATTTGATGCTTCTAAAGAAGTAGCTTTTTTGCCTCTTAATAGTGAATCTAAACTCAAAGGAAAAGCTGCAATTGATGGTCTGGGCTCGAGTTTAGGCAAATCCGGTTCTTCATTAGCTTATCAGATGTTTATTATTCTAATGGGAAGTGTAGCTCTTTCAGCTCCTTTTGTAGCCGGTGTTTTATGTCTTATTTTAATTGCTTGGATCTCATCTGCTTTTTATTTAGGCAAACAATTTAAGCAAATAACTGCGACCGATAATCCCATTGTTATGCAGGGTCTTCCAGACTCTAATCTATAA
- a CDS encoding Hsp20/alpha crystallin family protein, translated as MFGEKGGMFLFNLFEESSGLTISEDEKYVYIEAYVPGIKSEEIELSLNQGILWIKAIKKEETKDSKKKFYRKATSSFSYSIPLPSAVDETKSPEAICKNGIVKIKFNKKKPN; from the coding sequence TTGTTTGGAGAAAAAGGGGGAATGTTTCTTTTTAATCTTTTTGAAGAATCTTCGGGTTTAACTATATCAGAAGACGAAAAATATGTTTATATAGAAGCTTATGTTCCTGGTATTAAATCAGAAGAGATAGAGCTTTCTCTAAATCAAGGAATTCTTTGGATCAAAGCTATTAAAAAAGAAGAAACAAAAGATAGTAAAAAAAAATTTTACCGCAAAGCTACTAGTTCATTTTCTTACAGCATTCCTTTACCTAGCGCTGTAGATGAAACAAAAAGTCCAGAAGCTATATGTAAAAATGGAATAGTAAAAATAAAATTTAACAAAAAAAAGCCCAACTAA
- a CDS encoding adenylate kinase, with amino-acid sequence MAESPADMRVFILLGPPGAGKGTQAKNLSQYFHLTHISTGDLLREQIHKKTELGKTVDVYMQSGQLVPDEMILHMLFERISAEDCKKGYILDGFPRTLAQAEKLQVYFTQNTIEPFVFNLDLSDQEIIRRLRDRLICAKCHTPYHLFNSPPKKAGICDICDANLVYRSDDQPEVVSKRLQVYHKQTAPLIMYYKKLKLLHTIDCNHTEQEIFNQMLLYLNISLTS; translated from the coding sequence ATGGCTGAATCTCCTGCTGACATGCGCGTATTTATTTTATTAGGCCCTCCTGGAGCTGGAAAAGGAACTCAAGCAAAGAATTTATCTCAATATTTTCATCTTACTCATATTTCCACAGGAGACCTACTTAGAGAACAGATTCATAAAAAGACAGAGCTTGGTAAAACAGTAGATGTCTATATGCAGAGTGGCCAGCTAGTTCCAGATGAAATGATTTTACATATGTTATTTGAAAGAATCTCTGCGGAAGACTGCAAAAAAGGCTATATTTTAGATGGATTTCCTAGAACCTTAGCCCAAGCTGAAAAATTACAAGTCTATTTCACTCAAAATACAATTGAGCCATTTGTTTTTAATCTAGATTTAAGTGATCAAGAGATTATTAGGCGATTGCGAGATCGTCTGATTTGTGCAAAGTGCCATACTCCTTACCACCTATTCAATTCTCCACCAAAAAAAGCAGGGATTTGCGATATATGTGATGCAAATTTGGTTTATCGATCTGACGATCAACCTGAAGTCGTTAGTAAGCGCCTGCAAGTATATCATAAACAAACAGCTCCTTTAATTATGTATTACAAAAAGCTTAAGTTGCTTCACACCATTGATTGCAATCACACAGAGCAAGAGATCTTTAATCAAATGCTTCTTTATTTAAACATTTCTCTTACATCATGA
- a CDS encoding class I SAM-dependent methyltransferase, with translation MVYLWNCFIRMARVKARLIALKAHLIRKIKAGSFESPTCAFLDTKLKTLNLRYHTFARALKLIQDRKLERIIETGTSRFGGTNCAGDGCSSLIFTDYINNYGGKFYSVDIDKQALLNAQRDLKPGFKNAHFICSDSVEFLHNFSESIDFLYLDSYDFEVTNPLASQKHHLLEVQAAYSKLHKNSVIMIDDCMLPRGGKGKLAIDFLIKKGWRILIKGYQVILVQN, from the coding sequence ATGGTTTATTTATGGAATTGCTTTATTCGTATGGCTAGAGTTAAGGCTCGTCTTATCGCCTTAAAAGCTCATCTCATTAGAAAAATAAAAGCTGGCTCTTTTGAATCGCCTACATGTGCTTTTCTCGACACAAAACTTAAAACCCTTAATTTACGTTATCACACATTTGCACGAGCTCTTAAACTCATACAAGATAGAAAGCTGGAAAGGATCATAGAAACAGGAACTTCTAGATTTGGGGGTACTAATTGTGCAGGAGATGGTTGCTCTTCTTTAATTTTCACTGATTATATCAATAACTACGGTGGCAAATTTTACTCTGTGGATATAGACAAACAAGCGCTTTTAAATGCACAAAGAGATTTAAAACCAGGTTTTAAAAATGCTCACTTTATTTGCTCTGATTCAGTAGAATTCCTACATAATTTTTCAGAATCCATAGACTTTCTCTATTTAGATAGCTATGATTTTGAAGTTACTAATCCATTAGCTTCTCAAAAACACCATCTTTTAGAAGTACAGGCAGCCTACTCAAAGCTACATAAAAACAGCGTAATTATGATTGATGATTGCATGCTTCCTCGAGGAGGAAAAGGGAAACTTGCTATCGATTTTCTCATAAAAAAAGGATGGAGAATTCTTATAAAAGGATATCAAGTAATATTGGTGCAAAATTGA
- a CDS encoding DMT family transporter: MSTEKSFDQDFMKGVAYILLSTIGISLFGLFSKFGLDETPFFLITFLRFAIPFILLLPFSLAKYSVVQLWQATNWKIQWLRSSCVLVYQYSFFYFLNQQSLLDAAVLQNTSPLFILIFESLFHKQRLNMITLFSIAISFIGVLCILQPDLGVISRISLVGFLIPVALAGSQVVYSHQVHHAPQQSTLFFLFFLCSIFTGVLYLFSGELFQTSAYGHTSSFVHLWILLGMGITSIFNQSFRGFAYRYARPSILAPFSYVALLFSGLFDWLIFNRLPNLWSGLGLALVIIGSVIQFYGKKRSVS, encoded by the coding sequence ATGTCTACAGAAAAATCTTTTGACCAAGATTTTATGAAAGGAGTAGCATACATCCTGCTTTCAACTATTGGGATCTCTCTCTTTGGGTTGTTTTCTAAGTTTGGATTGGATGAGACTCCTTTTTTTTTAATCACATTTTTACGATTTGCCATTCCCTTTATTTTGCTCTTACCATTTTCTCTAGCCAAATATTCTGTTGTTCAACTTTGGCAAGCCACAAACTGGAAAATACAGTGGTTGCGCAGCAGTTGTGTGCTTGTGTATCAGTACTCTTTTTTTTATTTTTTAAATCAACAATCTTTGCTTGATGCTGCTGTTTTACAAAATACTTCACCCTTATTTATCTTAATCTTTGAAAGCCTTTTTCATAAGCAGCGTCTAAATATGATTACTCTATTTAGTATCGCCATTTCTTTTATAGGGGTGCTTTGTATTCTGCAGCCAGATCTTGGAGTAATTAGTAGAATTAGCTTAGTCGGGTTCCTGATTCCCGTGGCTTTAGCAGGTTCTCAAGTTGTCTATTCTCATCAAGTACATCATGCTCCTCAACAAAGCACATTGTTTTTTTTGTTTTTTCTCTGTTCCATTTTTACAGGAGTTCTTTATCTTTTTTCAGGGGAATTATTTCAGACAAGCGCTTATGGGCATACAAGCAGTTTTGTGCACTTATGGATTTTATTAGGCATGGGAATTACAAGCATTTTCAACCAATCTTTTCGTGGATTTGCCTATCGATATGCTAGGCCATCTATTTTAGCCCCTTTCTCTTATGTAGCTCTTTTATTTTCGGGATTGTTTGATTGGCTTATTTTTAATCGGCTGCCTAACTTATGGTCTGGGTTGGGTCTGGCTCTGGTTATTATAGGCAGCGTCATTCAATTTTATGGTAAAAAGCGCTCTGTCTCTTAA
- a CDS encoding phenylalanine aminomutase (D-beta-phenylalanine forming) → MILEKENDTVTINGHDLTTEILNQAGENNKSRVEISEETKKKIEDSRELLNRFVEDNRVIYGVNTSLGGFVDWLIPISSAGQLQENLISAVATNVGSYLDDHIVRATILTRLNSLARGTSAISWVNFDKLMQIYNAGILPCIPSKGSLGASGDLGPLACIALVATGKWRAKYQGQIISGQQALKEAGIEPMKLSFKEGLCLINGTSAMAALASSLVEKAISLIKTYDVISCLTFEGLRVKKKPFHPFVHAQKPHQGQLITAKNIWAILQDSQMAVDEKSVEEQLQSYAHTQPIATQAPIEDAYSIRCTPQIIGPIRENLEWIQRVVTNELNSSNDNPLILCEHQEIFHNGHFHGQYISMAMDHLSICMTTLSNLSDRRIDRFMDKNHSNQLPAFLCLENPGLRLGLMGGQFMSASLTAENRSLCNPVSIQSLTSTGDFQDIVSLGLIAGRRAREIYENSCYVLAFELLCGVQAAEIRGANLLSSATRELFNMVRKHVPYLSTDQCLTDYLEKLADIIKTGTLLQEVEKIQGRIPFMKE, encoded by the coding sequence ATGATACTAGAAAAAGAAAACGATACTGTTACTATTAATGGACATGATCTAACCACAGAGATTTTAAACCAAGCTGGAGAAAACAATAAATCTAGAGTAGAGATTTCTGAGGAGACAAAAAAAAAGATTGAAGATTCTCGGGAGTTGCTGAATCGGTTTGTAGAAGATAATCGAGTGATTTATGGAGTAAATACAAGTTTAGGTGGTTTTGTAGATTGGTTAATTCCTATTAGCTCTGCTGGACAGTTACAAGAAAATTTAATTTCTGCAGTTGCAACAAATGTAGGCTCTTATCTAGATGATCACATAGTAAGAGCTACTATTTTAACAAGATTGAATTCGCTAGCTCGAGGCACCTCTGCTATTTCTTGGGTTAATTTTGATAAATTAATGCAAATTTATAATGCTGGAATTCTTCCTTGTATTCCTTCAAAAGGATCTCTAGGTGCAAGTGGTGATTTGGGGCCTTTAGCATGTATAGCTCTTGTTGCTACAGGTAAATGGAGAGCAAAGTATCAAGGTCAAATTATCTCTGGTCAGCAAGCTTTAAAAGAGGCGGGTATTGAGCCTATGAAATTAAGCTTTAAGGAAGGTTTGTGCTTAATTAATGGAACATCTGCAATGGCAGCTTTAGCATCTTCGCTAGTGGAAAAGGCCATCTCACTGATTAAAACTTATGATGTAATTTCTTGTTTAACTTTTGAAGGTTTAAGGGTAAAAAAGAAACCTTTTCATCCATTTGTACATGCGCAAAAGCCTCATCAAGGCCAATTAATTACCGCTAAAAATATTTGGGCGATTTTACAAGATTCTCAAATGGCGGTAGATGAAAAATCTGTTGAAGAACAGCTGCAGTCTTATGCACATACACAGCCAATAGCTACTCAAGCACCTATTGAAGATGCTTATTCCATTCGTTGTACACCTCAAATCATTGGACCTATTCGAGAAAATCTTGAATGGATTCAGCGGGTGGTAACAAATGAGTTAAATTCAAGTAATGATAATCCTTTGATTCTTTGTGAACACCAAGAGATATTTCATAATGGACATTTTCACGGGCAATACATTTCTATGGCTATGGATCATCTTTCCATATGTATGACTACATTATCTAATCTTTCTGATAGACGTATTGATCGATTCATGGATAAAAATCACAGTAACCAATTGCCTGCTTTTTTATGTCTAGAAAATCCAGGTTTACGATTAGGATTAATGGGAGGGCAGTTTATGTCAGCTTCTTTAACAGCTGAAAACCGCTCTTTATGTAATCCTGTGTCTATTCAGTCGCTTACTTCAACTGGGGATTTTCAAGATATTGTTTCTTTGGGTCTTATTGCTGGTCGAAGAGCTCGAGAAATTTATGAAAATAGCTGTTATGTATTAGCTTTTGAACTGCTCTGTGGAGTACAGGCTGCCGAAATTAGAGGTGCAAACCTTTTAAGTAGTGCTACAAGAGAGCTGTTTAATATGGTACGTAAACATGTTCCTTATTTATCAACGGACCAATGCCTAACCGATTATTTAGAAAAGTTAGCGGATATTATTAAAACTGGGACTTTGCTACAAGAGGTAGAAAAAATACAGGGAAGAATACCATTTATGAAGGAATAG
- a CDS encoding sulfotransferase domain-containing protein, translating to MSKLKAYIQRGLLFFMLTLPLSLLGKDSSASPFVLITVPKSGSHMILKALYLITGTTALWHADFIPLNLSDRQFLYTHFCVPSSLEEGYAQIPRLKTIINIRDLRDVCISMVYHIRASLWPGMSAEQREVFKTLSFDEQLLFVINYDYDVDEVAEFAPHSLQVSMVKIAEQLERYCQRSDYLICKYENLVGPKGGGNQEAQIKEIKRIANYLDLYPSEFLLEQIASKLYGNEFDPFGKKGFEDFASTFRQGRIHAWKQVFKEQHIKAFKRKMNKALIALAYETKEDW from the coding sequence ATGAGTAAATTAAAGGCCTATATACAGAGGGGACTTCTTTTTTTTATGCTAACTTTACCTCTTTCTTTATTAGGCAAAGATAGTAGCGCAAGTCCTTTTGTGCTTATTACAGTCCCTAAATCGGGATCGCATATGATCTTAAAAGCTCTTTACCTGATAACAGGAACTACTGCTTTATGGCATGCTGATTTTATACCGCTTAATTTATCGGACCGACAATTTTTATATACGCATTTTTGTGTTCCTTCTTCATTGGAAGAGGGCTATGCACAAATTCCCAGACTGAAGACGATTATTAACATTCGGGATTTAAGAGATGTTTGTATTTCCATGGTATATCATATTCGTGCATCTTTATGGCCTGGAATGAGTGCAGAACAAAGAGAGGTTTTTAAAACCCTTTCTTTTGATGAACAACTACTCTTTGTCATTAACTATGATTATGACGTAGATGAGGTAGCAGAATTTGCTCCTCATTCTCTACAGGTTTCTATGGTAAAAATTGCAGAACAGCTTGAGAGATATTGTCAGAGATCGGACTATTTAATTTGTAAATACGAGAATTTAGTCGGTCCCAAAGGAGGAGGAAATCAAGAGGCTCAAATCAAAGAGATAAAACGTATTGCTAATTATTTAGATCTATACCCTTCAGAATTTTTGTTAGAACAAATAGCTTCTAAGCTCTATGGGAATGAATTTGACCCTTTTGGAAAGAAGGGTTTCGAAGATTTTGCAAGTACATTTCGTCAGGGAAGAATCCATGCTTGGAAACAGGTTTTTAAAGAGCAGCACATAAAGGCTTTTAAAAGAAAAATGAATAAAGCGCTTATTGCTTTAGCCTATGAAACAAAGGAAGACTGGTAG
- a CDS encoding NAD(P)-dependent oxidoreductase produces MDKQVILITGISGRIGSKVAEYFSQDYQIIGFDITPPVNQNMVFIKVDISSDESVLKGFEQLKKDHGDKIVSVIHLAAYYSFAEPESEKYDQITVKGTQRLLKSLAHFQLEQFIFSSTMLIYKPTKPGVKITEDSAIAPSWGYPRSKTQTEQLIHELRKGFSSVNLRIAGVYDDKCHSIPLSNQMQRIFEKQIEAHLFSGDIHCGSSFVHMNDLVEAIGLCVKKRKELPEEMNLLIGEAKTFSYDELQKKMAYSLYKKDWTTWRIPKPLAKIGAWFQDHLPFMKPSFIKPWMIQIADDHYELDILKAKRYLGWEPKKRVDETILKWAEELKKDPIAWYKENGLNIPHSLKRKVQ; encoded by the coding sequence ATGGACAAGCAAGTAATTCTAATTACAGGGATAAGTGGAAGAATAGGCTCAAAAGTAGCTGAGTATTTTTCTCAAGATTATCAAATCATTGGTTTTGATATTACTCCACCTGTAAATCAGAATATGGTTTTTATTAAAGTAGATATCTCTTCTGATGAAAGTGTGCTCAAGGGGTTTGAGCAATTAAAAAAAGATCATGGAGATAAAATAGTCTCAGTTATTCACCTTGCTGCTTATTATAGTTTTGCAGAACCAGAGAGCGAAAAATACGATCAAATTACCGTAAAAGGCACACAAAGACTTCTGAAAAGTTTAGCACATTTCCAATTAGAACAATTTATTTTTTCCTCAACAATGTTGATATACAAACCAACTAAGCCAGGAGTTAAAATAACGGAGGATTCAGCTATAGCGCCTTCTTGGGGGTATCCACGCTCTAAAACACAAACAGAGCAGCTCATTCATGAATTGAGAAAAGGATTTAGCAGTGTTAATTTACGCATTGCAGGTGTTTACGATGATAAATGCCATTCCATTCCTTTATCTAATCAAATGCAGAGAATTTTTGAAAAACAAATAGAAGCTCATCTTTTTTCTGGTGATATTCATTGTGGGTCTAGCTTTGTCCATATGAATGATTTAGTAGAAGCAATCGGCTTATGTGTGAAAAAACGCAAAGAGCTTCCAGAAGAAATGAATCTGCTCATTGGAGAAGCTAAAACTTTTAGTTATGATGAACTACAGAAAAAGATGGCTTACTCTCTATATAAAAAAGACTGGACAACCTGGCGTATTCCTAAACCCCTTGCTAAAATAGGTGCTTGGTTCCAAGATCATTTGCCTTTTATGAAACCCTCTTTTATCAAACCTTGGATGATTCAAATTGCAGATGATCATTACGAATTAGACATCTTAAAAGCAAAAAGGTATCTAGGTTGGGAGCCAAAGAAGCGTGTGGATGAAACTATTTTAAAATGGGCGGAAGAATTAAAAAAAGACCCGATAGCTTGGTATAAAGAAAATGGATTGAATATACCCCATTCTCTAAAGAGAAAAGTACAATGA
- a CDS encoding vitamin K epoxide reductase family protein — protein sequence MKKLFCFLSMALGVWLFANPLTFSYQDDLLMYNDLCIGLLITLFAVGFFYTKKKGFAWGIAGLGIWLKLAPLIFWAPQSIIYLNDTLIGSLAVVFGFQLAMPEISFENTSFCPKGWSFNPSSWTARVLTIALALVCWFFSRYMAAYQLGYISQVWDPFFLDGTSKVLNSDVSHAFPISDAGLGAFGYTLEFLLGWQGGSKRWAKNPWLVCLFGFLVIPVSIISVLLIVLQPVVVGAWCSLCLATAFFMSIMILFTAPELVATLLLLKEAKHNHCFWQTFWHGIHVEEKKSKVLKQSFGITLPWSLLLLIVLGIWLIISASYINSGFLINIHYILGLLVIFISLISCAEVFRALRFLNLLFAAILLVTVWFHHEISLLLIFHNLLLGFLIGFLSFPKGKVIEKYGSWQRLIF from the coding sequence ATGAAAAAATTGTTTTGTTTTCTTAGCATGGCTTTAGGGGTTTGGTTATTTGCTAATCCTTTAACCTTTTCCTATCAAGATGATCTGCTAATGTATAACGATCTTTGCATAGGATTGCTCATTACATTATTTGCTGTGGGTTTTTTCTATACTAAAAAAAAGGGATTTGCATGGGGCATAGCAGGGCTTGGTATCTGGCTAAAACTAGCGCCTCTGATATTTTGGGCTCCTCAGTCCATTATTTATCTAAATGATACCCTAATCGGGTCTTTAGCTGTTGTCTTTGGTTTTCAGTTAGCAATGCCTGAAATTTCTTTTGAAAACACAAGCTTTTGTCCTAAAGGATGGTCTTTTAACCCTTCTTCTTGGACTGCAAGGGTTTTGACTATTGCTTTAGCTCTTGTGTGTTGGTTTTTTTCTCGATACATGGCAGCGTATCAACTAGGGTATATTTCTCAAGTTTGGGACCCCTTTTTTTTAGATGGGACAAGTAAAGTACTCAATTCCGATGTTTCCCATGCATTTCCTATTTCTGATGCTGGCTTAGGAGCTTTTGGATATACTTTAGAGTTTTTACTTGGATGGCAAGGCGGTAGTAAAAGATGGGCAAAAAACCCATGGCTTGTTTGTCTTTTTGGTTTTCTTGTTATTCCTGTAAGCATAATTAGTGTTCTGCTGATTGTTTTACAACCTGTAGTTGTCGGTGCATGGTGTAGCTTGTGTTTAGCTACAGCTTTTTTTATGTCTATTATGATTTTATTTACAGCTCCAGAATTAGTAGCCACTCTTTTGCTTTTAAAAGAAGCAAAGCACAATCATTGCTTTTGGCAGACCTTTTGGCATGGAATACATGTAGAGGAAAAAAAATCCAAAGTTCTAAAGCAGTCGTTTGGGATAACACTGCCTTGGAGTCTGCTTTTATTAATTGTATTAGGCATTTGGCTAATTATTAGCGCTTCTTATATAAACAGTGGTTTTTTAATTAATATCCATTACATATTAGGACTTTTAGTTATCTTTATTTCTTTGATTTCCTGTGCAGAAGTATTTCGAGCACTGCGCTTTTTGAATCTGCTATTTGCAGCTATCTTACTTGTCACGGTGTGGTTTCATCATGAGATCTCCTTACTTCTTATCTTTCACAATCTTCTTTTAGGGTTTTTGATTGGTTTCTTATCTTTCCCAAAAGGAAAAGTTATTGAAAAATATGGCTCTTGGCAACGTCTAATTTTCTAA